Part of the Paenibacillus aurantius genome, CTCCAGCAGCCGCCTGATTTCGCAGGAGGCTTCCCGCGCGTTTGCATAAGGCTTGTCCACCTGCAGCAGCCGGCGGATGAGCCTTTTTGTTCCGTCCGATACGGGCAGCTCCTCCTGCCATCCCTCTGAGGCTTGCTCCTTTCCCGGCTCGTCCTCCACCATCGAGTAGAGCAGGAAGAGGAGAAAATGGCCCGCCGCGTACAAATCACTCGACACCGCGGGGGTTCGCCTCATGCGGGTCTCCTCGTCGGGAAACGGCCCGGCATCGCGGTCTCCTATGGGCCGGGCCAGTCCGAAATCCAGGAGATTCAGACCCTTATGGTTCAAGATGACATTCGGAATGCGGATATCGAGGTGCACGATTCCCCGGCTGTGGATGTATTCCATCATCTCAAGCAGCTCGGCCAGGATCCCTAGACTCTCCTCCTCCGAATACCGCCGTCTCCCCGCGAATAAAGCCTCTTCCACGTTCAGCCCGATGACATAGTCGGTAATCAAGCAGCGTTTCCCGTCAGCGGTGAAGAGCTCGCGGAAGCCGGGGATGCGGGGATGATCCAGCTGCCGCAGGATAGCCGCCTCCCGTTCCAGCAGCTGAATCCCCAGCTCCGCCTTGCTCGGCTTGTTATGCTTGAGGGCGGCTAACCGGCCCGTTCCCATCTCCCGGCACAGATAAGTCAGTCCATAGCTCCCGCTGCCCACGAATTTAACAAGGCGATAACCGTTCAGAACGGTTCCTGGCCGGCAGGGATAATCGATCCAATTCTCGTATACGTTTCTTAAGTAGGAAAGCATTCTGACCTTCTCCTTAAAGGGTCCGCATTCGGACTAGGATGGAAGCTGTATTTCCAATAGGGAACCTGGAATTTCCGACGGTTCCTTAATAGGATAAGCAACCGCCGGCTAACCCGCAACCTCCTTGCCAGCCGGATAGGTAATGACTGGGTACTCCGCCCCCCTTCTCCCCACACAAAAATAAAACCGCGAAAGTCGCGGTTTTGATTCCCAATCGGACTATTCTTCGCCGCCTTTGAAAGCCCTCATGATGCCGTATTCCAAATGCTCCCGGTTCTCTGAGATCAGCTGGGACGAACGAATCCCGCATTCCAGAAGACTGAAATCCAGGATAACCCCTTCATCCATCCATTGATACTGGTCGGGCTGATCATGCTGCTTCTCAAGCTTTTCATCCGTAATCTCCTGCACCTCAAGCATTTCTATTCTTTCGAAGCCGGAAGCCGTCATTAAATCCGTCCACTGCGGTTGGGTAAGAATTTGCGGCATCCCGAAAAATTCTTGAAT contains:
- a CDS encoding serine/threonine protein kinase: MLSYLRNVYENWIDYPCRPGTVLNGYRLVKFVGSGSYGLTYLCREMGTGRLAALKHNKPSKAELGIQLLEREAAILRQLDHPRIPGFRELFTADGKRCLITDYVIGLNVEEALFAGRRRYSEEESLGILAELLEMMEYIHSRGIVHLDIRIPNVILNHKGLNLLDFGLARPIGDRDAGPFPDEETRMRRTPAVSSDLYAAGHFLLFLLYSMVEDEPGKEQASEGWQEELPVSDGTKRLIRRLLQVDKPYANAREASCEIRRLLER